A window of Thermococcus sp. MV5 contains these coding sequences:
- a CDS encoding RNA-guided endonuclease TnpB family protein: protein MKRSVTIKLQPSKEQEEILFQLGQATAIIWNKLNYERLKQFKEFSKIDFGTTEKEAYYTFKDWIGGSTVQQLARKNAEAWRSFFTLNRKKKAGELPEWFKPKPPKFVREKNGRKMFIIPLRNDQYRVKGNVLELRRLGKFGKLEIQFKGRIHLKGKQGRLEIQYDEVKRKWYAHVSLTVEEKLEGEEWVKLPRKPKGNLSAGIDLGINNLMAVYVENGESFLVNGRLLKSIDFYWQKRVADYQSKLNKSGAKTSRKLRRMHEKAKLQAKHYINSAVRGTVERLYELGVSTIIVGYPKGIPRNSDKGKKQNFLLSHVWRFNYVIKRLKEVAEEYGIRVLVVDEAFTSQTCPLCGQRHSDGRIFRGLFECQGEGVVMNADLVGAFNILKKVVRTITPSLPALAGGRGNGGKALPEGLKAHFLVDLNEAPQTSLPSG, encoded by the coding sequence ATGAAGCGTTCGGTAACGATAAAACTACAACCCTCGAAGGAGCAGGAAGAAATCCTCTTCCAGTTAGGCCAAGCAACAGCAATAATCTGGAACAAGCTAAACTATGAGAGACTAAAACAGTTCAAGGAGTTTAGCAAAATAGACTTTGGGACAACCGAAAAGGAAGCTTATTACACTTTCAAAGACTGGATTGGGGGTTCAACAGTCCAGCAGTTAGCGAGGAAGAATGCGGAAGCTTGGAGAAGCTTCTTCACCCTCAACCGGAAGAAAAAGGCCGGAGAACTTCCCGAATGGTTCAAACCAAAGCCCCCAAAATTCGTCAGGGAGAAGAACGGAAGGAAAATGTTCATTATCCCCCTGAGGAACGACCAGTATCGGGTCAAAGGGAACGTTCTGGAGTTGAGGAGGCTTGGAAAGTTCGGGAAGCTGGAAATCCAGTTCAAGGGGAGAATACACCTGAAGGGTAAGCAGGGACGCTTGGAAATCCAGTATGACGAAGTTAAACGCAAGTGGTATGCTCACGTTAGCCTTACGGTGGAGGAAAAACTTGAAGGCGAGGAGTGGGTTAAGCTTCCGAGGAAGCCAAAAGGAAACCTCTCGGCGGGCATTGACTTGGGAATAAACAATTTGATGGCCGTTTACGTGGAAAATGGGGAAAGCTTTCTCGTGAATGGCAGGCTATTAAAGAGTATTGACTTCTATTGGCAGAAGAGGGTTGCTGATTACCAGTCCAAACTCAACAAGAGTGGAGCCAAAACGAGCAGGAAGCTCAGGAGAATGCATGAAAAAGCCAAGTTACAGGCTAAGCATTACATTAATAGTGCAGTCAGAGGAACGGTTGAGAGGCTTTACGAGTTGGGCGTCTCCACAATTATTGTTGGCTATCCGAAGGGAATACCAAGAAACTCCGATAAGGGCAAGAAGCAGAATTTCCTCCTTTCCCACGTGTGGCGGTTTAATTACGTCATAAAACGCTTGAAGGAAGTGGCTGAGGAGTATGGTATTAGAGTTTTGGTTGTTGATGAGGCTTTCACTTCTCAAACTTGCCCTCTCTGCGGCCAACGCCATTCTGATGGAAGAATCTTTAGAGGTTTGTTTGAGTGCCAGGGGGAGGGCGTTGTTATGAATGCTGACTTGGTTGGAGCTTTCAACATTTTGAAAAAGGTGGTGAGAACGATAACCCCGAGCCTTCCCGCTTTGGCGGGAGGTAGGGGTAATGGGGGGAAGGCCCTCCCCGAGGGGCTGAAAGCCCACTTTTTAGTGGATTTAAATGAAGCCCCTCAAACCTCCCTGCCAAGTGGTTAA
- a CDS encoding molybdopterin-dependent oxidoreductase, protein MFNVCMRDCYDTCSIISELHEGKLKVRGNPSHPITQGFLCPKGALLPKWFHSKDRLKTPLIRGDLKEDFKETNWEEAINFIANRLMETIRKYGSESVLVYNYAGDRGVVNYAFPLRLFHYLNTSMLDYGICDRAGQEALKDVYGTAVGMDPEELKNQKLIVYWGINPVWTNLHGFMLAEKYGLEKWVVDVINTETAKRCGKFFQIRPNTDVVFALGVARLIIENELYNREFVREKVYGFEKFVKYLNRFDMNFVSGETGIEKERIEEFAFGYAEKKGVIHIGYGFQRSFSGGDAVRAIAILPALVGHRFGFIYDMKTIDKSYAEGEFLRTRAARKIPQMKLAEYIENGEIKFLYVYNSNPFASLPNQNRLRKAIEDNDVFVVVHDIFLTDTALYAHVVLPANTFFERYDIADSYYHRYVAFNEPVMRLYGKSNSEVTRLLAKALGIENPHLYETDEEVIKKVLEINGICFEELRKAGFVKIPLQKRTYDTPSGKIEFYSQRALNRGLSPFPEYRSRRGRGLQLLSPTWKMTITSQYHNTYNIIDPYLYMNPKDAKKRGVHENDEVEVFNENGRIRTRIKLSENIPEGVVLLYKAFWAKILGWNVNFLTTEETVEEYGNGSAYHSTWVEVRKI, encoded by the coding sequence ATGTTTAACGTGTGTATGCGAGACTGTTATGATACATGTTCGATAATAAGTGAGCTCCATGAAGGAAAGTTGAAAGTAAGGGGAAATCCCTCTCATCCAATAACACAGGGTTTTTTGTGTCCTAAGGGTGCATTACTCCCTAAGTGGTTTCATAGCAAGGATCGACTTAAAACTCCTCTTATTAGGGGGGATTTGAAAGAGGATTTTAAAGAGACTAACTGGGAAGAGGCAATAAACTTTATTGCGAATCGTTTAATGGAAACCATACGCAAATATGGGAGTGAGAGTGTTTTAGTATATAATTATGCTGGGGATCGTGGAGTCGTTAATTATGCCTTTCCATTGCGTCTCTTTCATTATCTCAACACTTCAATGCTCGATTATGGGATATGTGATAGGGCTGGTCAAGAGGCACTGAAGGATGTTTATGGAACGGCCGTTGGTATGGATCCAGAGGAGCTGAAAAATCAGAAGCTCATAGTTTATTGGGGCATAAATCCAGTATGGACGAACCTTCATGGGTTCATGCTTGCTGAGAAATATGGTCTTGAGAAGTGGGTTGTGGATGTTATAAATACCGAAACTGCAAAGAGATGTGGGAAATTCTTTCAAATTAGGCCCAATACGGATGTGGTTTTTGCCCTTGGCGTTGCAAGGCTCATTATAGAGAATGAATTATACAACAGGGAATTTGTTAGAGAAAAAGTTTATGGATTTGAGAAGTTTGTAAAATACCTGAATCGCTTTGATATGAACTTTGTAAGCGGTGAAACAGGGATTGAGAAGGAAAGAATTGAGGAATTTGCCTTTGGATATGCAGAGAAAAAGGGAGTTATACACATTGGGTATGGTTTCCAACGATCTTTTAGTGGTGGAGATGCCGTAAGGGCAATTGCAATACTTCCGGCCCTTGTTGGCCATAGGTTTGGCTTTATCTATGACATGAAGACCATTGATAAGAGTTATGCTGAGGGAGAATTTCTCCGTACGAGAGCTGCTAGAAAAATTCCTCAAATGAAGCTCGCTGAATATATTGAAAATGGAGAAATAAAGTTCCTTTATGTGTATAATTCAAATCCATTTGCTTCTCTTCCAAATCAAAATCGTTTGAGAAAGGCTATAGAAGATAATGACGTTTTTGTTGTGGTCCATGATATATTTCTTACTGACACTGCCCTTTATGCTCATGTTGTTCTTCCAGCGAATACGTTTTTTGAACGATATGATATTGCGGATTCTTATTACCATAGGTATGTGGCCTTTAATGAACCAGTTATGAGGCTTTATGGAAAGAGCAACAGTGAAGTCACAAGGTTGTTGGCTAAGGCGTTAGGAATAGAGAATCCTCACCTCTATGAGACTGATGAAGAGGTCATTAAAAAAGTTCTGGAAATCAATGGAATATGTTTTGAAGAGCTTAGAAAAGCAGGTTTTGTTAAAATTCCTTTACAAAAAAGAACATACGATACTCCAAGTGGAAAAATTGAGTTTTACTCTCAAAGAGCACTTAATAGGGGCTTGTCTCCATTTCCAGAGTACAGATCGCGGAGAGGGAGGGGACTTCAACTCCTTAGTCCAACCTGGAAGATGACCATAACAAGTCAGTATCATAATACATACAATATAATTGATCCATATCTTTACATGAATCCAAAAGATGCCAAGAAGCGGGGTGTACATGAAAATGACGAAGTAGAGGTATTTAACGAGAATGGGAGAATAAGAACAAGGATAAAACTAAGTGAAAACATTCCAGAGGGGGTTGTTCTCCTTTACAAAGCCTTCTGGGCCAAGATACTTGGATGGAATGTAAACTTTCTTACAACAGAGGAGACTGTAGAGGAATATGGTAATGGATCGGCTTATCACTCAACTTGGGTTGAGGTTAGAAAGATTTAG
- a CDS encoding DNA polymerase sliding clamp gives MPFEIVFDGAKEFAGLIDTASNLIDEAAFKVTEEGISMRAMDPSRVVLIDLNLPADIFSKYDIDGEETVGVNMDHFKKILKRGKGKEILVLKKGEENFLEIILEGTAKRTFRLPLIEVEELELELPELPFTARAMVLGEVLKEAVKDASLVSDSIKFLAKENEFVMKAEGETQEVEIKLTLEDEGLLDLNVEEETKSAYGVSYLADMVKGIGKADEVVLKFGNEMPLQMDYPIRDEGRLTFLLAPRVEE, from the coding sequence ATGCCATTTGAAATAGTTTTTGATGGAGCGAAAGAATTCGCAGGCTTGATTGACACAGCAAGCAACTTAATTGATGAAGCTGCATTCAAAGTTACTGAAGAAGGAATCTCAATGAGAGCAATGGATCCAAGTAGAGTAGTTTTGATTGATCTCAATCTTCCTGCTGATATATTTAGTAAGTATGATATCGATGGGGAGGAGACTGTAGGAGTCAACATGGATCACTTCAAGAAAATTCTCAAGAGAGGAAAAGGTAAGGAGATTCTCGTTCTTAAGAAAGGAGAGGAAAACTTTCTTGAGATTATCCTTGAGGGGACTGCAAAAAGAACTTTTAGACTCCCCTTAATTGAGGTTGAAGAACTAGAACTTGAACTGCCAGAACTTCCATTTACAGCTAGAGCTATGGTACTAGGAGAGGTGCTCAAGGAGGCTGTAAAAGATGCTTCTCTCGTCAGTGATAGTATTAAGTTCCTCGCAAAGGAAAATGAGTTTGTTATGAAAGCAGAGGGAGAAACCCAAGAGGTCGAAATCAAGCTCACTCTTGAAGACGAGGGTTTGCTTGACTTGAATGTGGAAGAAGAAACTAAGAGTGCTTATGGTGTAAGTTATCTTGCGGACATGGTCAAGGGAATTGGGAAGGCAGATGAAGTAGTGCTCAAGTTTGGAAACGAGATGCCACTTCAGATGGACTACCCAATAAGAGATGAAGGAAGGCTAACATTCCTGTTGGCTCCTCGTGTTGAGGAATGA
- a CDS encoding transcription factor S, with translation MKFCPKCGSIMLPDKKKGVFVCRKCGYEEPLDPEAASKYKITQKIKHEREDIPVIEQDVATLPKAKVTCPKCGNNEAYWWELQTRAGDEPSTIFYRCTKCGYTWRSYE, from the coding sequence ATGAAATTCTGTCCAAAATGTGGGAGTATAATGCTTCCAGATAAGAAAAAAGGAGTTTTCGTTTGCAGAAAATGTGGCTATGAGGAGCCTCTTGACCCAGAAGCTGCAAGCAAGTATAAAATAACCCAAAAGATTAAACACGAGAGAGAGGATATCCCGGTTATTGAACAGGATGTGGCCACACTTCCAAAGGCTAAGGTTACATGTCCAAAATGCGGGAATAATGAAGCATATTGGTGGGAATTACAGACTAGAGCAGGGGATGAGCCTTCAACCATTTTCTATAGGTGTACAAAGTGTGGGTACACTTGGAGGAGTTATGAATAA
- a CDS encoding ATP-binding protein: MFVNRRRELEILKSAYDSLKKGHRVNLAIIGPRRIGKTELLLKFKESTNGVIPYLNLQRVGTIESFVFAYLRELLYELGKADAIEVERSKLLDWDDLLILAAKLGVENEAKAIKTGDMGVLFELQEDILEKLGQKAVFILDEFQEVRNISSFLELMRAVTEKQENIAYFISGSAVRMMEEILSAEKPFFGQFRRIYLTGLPKEDTFILARAIFENAEIEYSNSALEALYKLTSGHPFYIHAVCRRLIEEGFEKVSKREVEYAFLTELLMESGDIYMHLDYVFNESLSRAYRGPVHREILLILAREEGLKLSEVAKRLGKPSGEVSNYLKFLLRTDLITRENGRYYFTDKLMRFWLAKTYLGITEFELRREKLREELIRELEEKFLKAKIELGLTGEAWVRERLREIIGLDFKPYRRGEIEFDGVAFRERPCVLEVRWRGRPTTYKDVEAFVKKVKSEFGEGDMYFFSKTGFTKNALEACKKLGVKILTEQDLK; the protein is encoded by the coding sequence ATGTTCGTGAACAGAAGAAGAGAGTTGGAAATATTAAAGAGCGCATATGACTCCCTGAAAAAAGGACATAGGGTAAATCTTGCCATCATAGGCCCTAGAAGAATAGGAAAGACAGAGTTACTCTTGAAGTTCAAGGAGAGTACTAATGGAGTTATCCCTTACCTGAACCTCCAAAGAGTAGGAACCATTGAGTCGTTTGTCTTCGCTTACCTTCGGGAGCTCCTTTACGAACTTGGAAAGGCCGATGCTATTGAAGTTGAAAGAAGTAAGCTGTTGGATTGGGATGACCTTTTGATACTTGCAGCCAAGCTTGGTGTTGAGAATGAGGCAAAGGCTATCAAGACCGGGGACATGGGGGTGCTTTTTGAGCTTCAAGAGGATATCTTGGAGAAGCTTGGCCAGAAGGCAGTTTTCATCCTCGACGAGTTTCAGGAGGTCAGAAACATTTCTAGCTTCCTAGAACTCATGAGGGCCGTAACCGAGAAGCAGGAGAACATTGCCTACTTTATCTCCGGTTCAGCGGTGAGGATGATGGAGGAAATTCTTTCTGCGGAAAAGCCGTTCTTTGGACAGTTCAGGAGGATCTATCTCACGGGCCTTCCTAAGGAGGACACCTTCATTCTCGCTAGGGCCATATTCGAAAACGCAGAGATTGAATACTCCAACTCGGCACTGGAGGCGCTTTATAAACTTACCAGTGGACATCCGTTTTACATCCACGCTGTCTGCAGGAGACTTATCGAAGAGGGGTTCGAGAAAGTCAGTAAAAGGGAAGTTGAATATGCGTTTCTGACGGAGCTCCTCATGGAAAGTGGGGACATCTACATGCATCTCGACTATGTGTTCAACGAATCCCTCTCAAGAGCCTATAGGGGACCGGTTCACAGGGAGATATTACTTATTCTTGCGAGAGAGGAGGGCCTTAAGCTCTCGGAGGTTGCAAAGAGACTTGGAAAGCCGAGCGGAGAGGTTTCGAACTACCTCAAGTTCCTTCTCAGGACAGACTTAATAACTCGGGAGAACGGACGCTATTACTTCACAGACAAGCTCATGCGCTTCTGGCTGGCCAAGACTTATCTTGGAATCACGGAATTTGAGTTGAGGAGAGAAAAACTACGCGAGGAACTGATTAGAGAGCTTGAGGAGAAGTTTCTGAAGGCCAAAATCGAGCTTGGCCTTACGGGCGAGGCTTGGGTTCGTGAAAGACTTAGAGAAATCATTGGTCTTGATTTTAAACCTTACAGAAGGGGAGAGATTGAGTTTGACGGAGTGGCCTTTAGAGAAAGGCCTTGTGTACTTGAAGTGAGATGGAGGGGTAGGCCCACGACTTACAAGGATGTTGAAGCTTTCGTCAAGAAAGTGAAAAGCGAGTTTGGAGAAGGAGATATGTACTTTTTCTCCAAGACTGGTTTTACAAAAAACGCACTTGAGGCCTGTAAAAAGCTGGGAGTCAAAATTCTAACCGAGCAGGATTTAAAGTAA
- a CDS encoding Lrp/AsnC family transcriptional regulator produces the protein MKNINELYLGILRELYKQSRATYKELGKKCNTTSVTCYNKVQEMVENGVIKRFTIDVDHKQLGYELEVLLELKVKRGLPRPVALKLYKLPHVEDVWEITGDTDLIVRAYFKNVDELNDFLHMLGNNYPEIENVITHVVLGSYKNPEAWF, from the coding sequence GTGAAGAATATTAACGAATTGTATCTGGGGATACTTAGAGAACTCTATAAACAGTCCAGAGCAACTTATAAAGAACTAGGAAAAAAGTGTAATACTACCAGCGTAACTTGCTACAACAAAGTCCAGGAAATGGTTGAGAATGGTGTCATTAAAAGATTTACAATAGATGTGGACCATAAACAGCTCGGATATGAACTGGAGGTTCTGTTGGAGCTTAAAGTTAAGCGAGGCCTTCCTCGACCAGTGGCACTAAAGCTGTATAAATTACCTCATGTAGAAGATGTGTGGGAGATTACGGGAGATACGGACTTAATTGTGAGGGCATACTTCAAAAATGTAGATGAACTAAACGACTTCCTTCATATGTTGGGTAACAATTATCCGGAAATAGAAAACGTGATAACTCACGTAGTCCTTGGAAGTTATAAGAATCCAGAGGCTTGGTTTTAA
- a CDS encoding sodium:solute symporter, with the protein MLPAIVYVIVVLYLLTLLGIGLYSARLVKTDIDFMLAGRRLGPILIAGTLAATEVGGGSSMGVAQKAFTDWGLSSAWYVLTMAIVFIILAFLAPKLRSTMVATVPEFFAKRYGKENHILTAIVLLLPMIGLTAIQIMASGIVLSILLGIDFKIAVLIMGAVAVFYSVMGGLWSVTLTDIFQWVCVVGGIIVAVPYGLKVVGGWDTLTSTLEPWRFSITAGIGWETIISLTIMYLASFTVGQEYIQRYFAAKDDKSAKMGSIIAAITYFIFAWFPAILGLIALAYIKMGHTIPYIDQYGTRYVLPGFAVVALPAILLGILFAALVSATMSSADSDLVAGTAIFVNDIYKPYINPNATHEDLGKVSKIVTAVLGILSILVAMFKINVIVKVLMFSFSFRAAGIFVPYLMSHYWDKGSRIGSFIAILLGSLVVGLDALGIISFGKWGAVIPGIILSFVAFVVFSYIFPDKQPKTFQEVFQT; encoded by the coding sequence ATGTTGCCCGCTATTGTATATGTTATAGTAGTATTATATCTCCTAACATTATTAGGGATAGGCCTATATTCCGCGAGGCTAGTAAAAACAGATATAGACTTTATGTTAGCCGGAAGACGACTGGGACCAATACTTATTGCTGGAACTCTTGCTGCTACTGAGGTAGGTGGCGGGAGTTCAATGGGTGTGGCCCAAAAGGCATTTACTGATTGGGGATTATCCTCTGCATGGTATGTCCTGACAATGGCAATAGTATTTATCATCTTGGCATTCTTAGCCCCGAAGCTACGTTCCACAATGGTTGCCACCGTCCCTGAGTTCTTTGCAAAAAGATATGGAAAAGAAAATCACATATTGACAGCCATAGTATTGCTACTACCAATGATAGGACTCACAGCAATTCAGATCATGGCTTCAGGAATTGTCCTCTCAATACTTCTAGGAATCGATTTCAAGATTGCCGTCCTTATCATGGGAGCAGTAGCAGTCTTTTACTCTGTAATGGGAGGTCTATGGAGTGTAACATTGACTGATATTTTCCAATGGGTCTGTGTAGTAGGTGGAATCATTGTTGCAGTTCCATATGGACTAAAAGTAGTAGGTGGATGGGATACTTTAACCTCAACCCTAGAACCATGGAGATTTAGCATAACTGCAGGAATAGGGTGGGAAACGATAATAAGCCTAACGATAATGTACCTTGCTAGTTTTACAGTAGGCCAAGAATACATACAAAGGTATTTTGCAGCTAAAGATGATAAATCTGCAAAAATGGGTTCAATCATCGCCGCCATAACTTACTTTATCTTTGCATGGTTCCCAGCAATTTTAGGACTTATAGCCTTAGCTTACATAAAGATGGGACACACAATCCCATACATTGACCAATACGGAACTAGATACGTCCTCCCCGGTTTTGCCGTGGTAGCATTACCCGCCATTCTGTTAGGTATCCTCTTTGCAGCATTGGTCTCGGCAACAATGTCAAGTGCAGACTCTGATCTTGTTGCTGGAACTGCTATTTTCGTCAATGATATTTACAAACCTTACATCAATCCTAATGCCACACACGAAGATTTAGGAAAAGTATCAAAAATAGTAACAGCTGTCTTAGGTATACTTTCAATCCTTGTAGCCATGTTCAAAATAAACGTAATAGTCAAGGTACTCATGTTCTCATTTTCATTCAGAGCTGCTGGAATATTTGTGCCATACTTAATGAGCCACTATTGGGACAAAGGTAGCAGGATAGGTTCATTCATTGCAATCTTGCTCGGCAGTTTGGTAGTGGGGCTAGATGCTCTAGGGATAATATCATTTGGGAAATGGGGAGCCGTTATCCCTGGTATAATCCTAAGCTTTGTAGCTTTTGTCGTTTTCAGTTACATCTTCCCCGACAAACAACCTAAAACTTTCCAAGAGGTCTTTCAGACTTAA
- a CDS encoding ornithine carbamoyltransferase — translation MHLKNYLSDLKGKDLITTQEWSIDEIRATIELARELREIYEKNNGRIPWNFLDKKTFIMLFYASSTRTRSAFETAMTLLGGHAQFITSSMTREGEGERHKDIAKMYEIYGDGIGIRLLDHAIDFVYGRGNKVLREYAKYADVPIINMADDTFHPTQAMGDYMTIEEKLGKLQGKKYVLMWAYAPVPRGYCSINSEMLLGTRLGMDIVVAHPPGFELPEEIVKMAEENAKASGASLEFSNNYKEALEGAHVVFPRSWISQRMAREGYSKFWEEERKIYEKYKDWRLKMEDLDLMDPNGIITHVLPVLRGHEADDEVMDSSRSVIYEQARNNLFAKAAALLQTLGIVE, via the coding sequence ATGCACTTGAAGAATTATCTCTCAGATTTAAAAGGAAAAGATTTGATAACCACCCAAGAATGGAGTATAGATGAAATTAGGGCAACGATTGAACTAGCTAGGGAATTAAGAGAAATATATGAAAAAAATAACGGCAGGATTCCATGGAATTTCTTAGATAAGAAAACATTCATAATGTTATTTTATGCCTCCTCTACCAGGACGCGGTCAGCTTTTGAAACCGCAATGACTCTCTTAGGAGGTCATGCGCAGTTTATAACAAGCTCAATGACAAGAGAAGGTGAGGGCGAGAGACACAAAGACATAGCAAAAATGTACGAGATCTATGGGGATGGTATTGGTATCAGATTGCTCGATCATGCTATTGATTTTGTATATGGAAGAGGAAACAAAGTTCTTAGAGAATACGCCAAATATGCAGATGTTCCAATAATAAACATGGCTGATGATACTTTTCATCCAACACAAGCTATGGGAGACTACATGACTATAGAGGAGAAACTCGGAAAATTACAAGGCAAAAAATACGTATTAATGTGGGCATATGCCCCGGTTCCAAGAGGATACTGCAGTATTAACTCTGAAATGCTACTAGGCACTAGACTTGGAATGGATATAGTAGTGGCCCATCCCCCTGGCTTTGAATTACCAGAAGAAATTGTTAAAATGGCAGAAGAAAACGCCAAGGCCAGTGGAGCTTCATTAGAATTTTCTAACAACTATAAAGAGGCCTTAGAAGGTGCACACGTAGTGTTTCCTAGGTCCTGGATTTCACAAAGAATGGCAAGAGAAGGATATTCAAAATTCTGGGAAGAAGAAAGAAAGATTTATGAAAAATACAAAGATTGGAGACTTAAAATGGAAGATCTCGACTTAATGGATCCTAACGGAATAATAACTCACGTATTGCCAGTTTTACGTGGGCATGAAGCTGATGACGAGGTTATGGATTCTTCTAGATCAGTCATTTATGAGCAAGCTAGAAATAACCTCTTCGCAAAAGCTGCTGCCTTGCTTCAAACGTTAGGTATAGTGGAATGA
- a CDS encoding YgeY family selenium metabolism-linked hydrolase: MLIEKQKQELVGICQELIRRPSLSGEEDKVAKFIKKTMNELGYDEAWIDEYGNVIGKIEGKEKGKILIFEGHMDTVPVTNPEDWKHDPFGAEIENGKIYGRGASDMKGALSAMIYGTSLIPREKIKGDIYVVGVVMEEIFEGIAFGKVLDKIPADYVVLGESTELNINIGQRGRAEIIVKTKGKPAHSSNPQVGVNAVYNMIPLIEGIRKLSLPSHEFLGDAIIELTDIISKPYPGASVVPYECRVTFDRRLIVGETEESVLKPIKDLIEDLKGKIPKFEAEVEIATGEAMTYTGKQIKAKRFFPAWLLEKEHELAKKSLDAVNNIGIPAKFSKYSFCTDGSQSAGVRGIPTIGYGPSKESLAHVTDEYIEIEQLIKAAEGYIVIASTLLH; the protein is encoded by the coding sequence ATGTTAATTGAAAAGCAAAAGCAAGAACTAGTTGGTATTTGTCAAGAGCTGATAAGAAGACCTAGCCTTTCTGGAGAAGAAGATAAAGTTGCAAAATTCATCAAAAAAACAATGAACGAGCTTGGTTATGATGAAGCCTGGATCGATGAGTACGGCAACGTAATAGGAAAAATCGAAGGAAAAGAAAAAGGAAAAATCCTCATATTTGAGGGACACATGGACACAGTTCCAGTAACTAACCCTGAAGATTGGAAACACGATCCCTTTGGAGCAGAAATTGAGAATGGAAAAATATACGGACGAGGAGCCTCAGATATGAAAGGAGCCCTTTCAGCGATGATCTATGGGACCAGTTTAATCCCAAGAGAGAAGATAAAGGGGGATATTTATGTAGTTGGCGTAGTTATGGAGGAAATTTTCGAAGGAATAGCCTTTGGAAAAGTTCTTGATAAAATCCCAGCAGATTATGTGGTGTTGGGTGAATCGACGGAGCTAAACATCAACATCGGACAACGGGGAAGAGCCGAGATAATTGTGAAAACAAAAGGAAAGCCAGCTCACTCTTCAAACCCTCAGGTGGGTGTTAACGCTGTTTACAACATGATCCCCCTAATAGAGGGAATTAGGAAACTCTCCCTTCCATCCCACGAGTTCTTAGGGGATGCAATTATTGAGCTTACAGATATTATATCAAAACCATATCCTGGCGCCTCAGTTGTTCCCTATGAATGTAGAGTCACCTTTGATAGGAGACTAATAGTAGGGGAAACCGAAGAAAGCGTTTTGAAACCCATCAAAGATCTTATAGAAGATCTAAAAGGCAAAATACCAAAGTTTGAGGCGGAGGTTGAAATTGCAACAGGAGAAGCTATGACATACACTGGAAAGCAAATTAAGGCTAAACGCTTTTTCCCTGCTTGGCTATTGGAAAAAGAGCATGAACTGGCTAAGAAATCCTTAGATGCTGTTAATAATATTGGAATTCCTGCAAAATTCTCAAAGTATTCTTTCTGCACTGATGGAAGTCAAAGTGCTGGAGTTAGAGGGATTCCCACGATTGGATATGGGCCCTCAAAAGAGAGCTTGGCTCACGTAACAGATGAGTATATTGAGATAGAGCAACTCATCAAGGCTGCGGAGGGATATATTGTCATAGCAAGTACCCTTTTGCATTAA